The window TTCGACCGAAATCACTCCGGAACTCGTCCGCGAAGGTTTTGCCAACGACCTGGTGCGGGCGATTCAAGATCAGCGGAAGGATTTGCAACTCGATTACACCGACCGCATTGTGATTGGAATCGTGGCGGAGGATGCTGATGTTGCCGGCGCAATCAAGGAACATCAAGCGTTCATCGCGGGCGAGACCTTGGCTGACTCCATTTCATTTGAACCGTTTGCAGGCGCGACCGAAATCGTCATCGACCTCGGCAGTGGTAAAGTCCGGTTGTGGGTACGAAAGAATTAGAGGACTTATGAATCGGTTCTTCATTTCGTCGTTATGGCTCGCATCGGCCGTGGCGCTGCTGGTCGGCTGCGGAAATGGCGAAGCGAAACGTATCAACGATCTGAAACAGACCGGGCTCGCCTGGCACATCTATCACGAACAGCACAATATCGGTCCTAATAATTGGACCGAGCTCATTGCCTCGGCCAAAGACCATAACATGGACCCCGTGCACATCGAACGCGTGCGCGATGCCGGTTATGAACTGACGTGGGGCCTGAAATTCTCGGAAGCCAAAGCGGGCGCTTCCAATACAGTCCTTGGCAAGCCGCCCGGCAATTCCGGGCCGAAGTTGATGCTCGACGGCAGCGTACGCAAGTAGCTACTGACCACGTTGTGCGCTCCGTCGCTCTTTTCGCAAAACGATTTCCCGGCCAAATCCGTCATAACGTACAGTTACAGCAGGCGGGCGATCTATTCTTTGGGCGGAGCGTTTTATGCGGCTATCTCGCAATTTCTTAAGTACTGCCCTGGCAATCACTTGCGGCGTTTCGGCCGTGTTCTCGAGTGGCTTGGCTTATGGGCAGGAAAAAGACAAAGATGCCAAGGACGGGCAAATTCCCGTCAAGCGGATCGTCATGTTCAGCTCGGGTGTGGCCTTCTACGAGCGCAACGGCGACGTGCAGGGCGACACGGCGATCGACCTCAAGTTCAACACGCGCGACATCAACGACTTGCTGAAAAGCATGGTCCTGCAGGATGATGGCGGCGGCCGGATCTCGACGATTTCTTACGGCTCGAAGGATCCGATCACTCGCGCACTGCGGACATTTTCGATCGACCTCACGAGCAATCCCACGCTCGCCGATCTGCTGGTGCAGGTCCGCGGCGAAAAAATCGAAATCGATTCCCCCTCGGCGCTGACCGGCACCATTGTCGGCATTGAGAAACGAACCAAACCCGTCGGCGAAAATAAATCGGTCGAGGTCACCTACCTCAACCTGCTCACCGATGATGGTCTGCGCAGCGTGGCCCTCGATAGCGTCGGCCGCATCAAGCTGAGCAATCCCAAGCTCGATGCCGAACTGCGACAAGCTTTGATGGTGCTCGCGATGGGGAACACCAAGGACAAGAAGAGCGTCACGCTCAACTTCACCGGCGCCGGCAAACGGCCCGTGAAGGTCGGCTACATCCAAGAGTCGCCGATCTGGAAGACCAGCTATCGGCTCGTCCTCAGCGATGAAAAGCCGCTGCTGCAAGGCTGGGCCATCGTCGAAAACACGACCGAGGAAGATTGGCAGAACGTCAATCTGACGCTCATCAGCGGCCGGCCGATTTCGTTCGTGATGGATCTCTATCAGCCGCTGTATGTCGATCGTCCGGAAGTAAAGCCTGAGTTGTATTCGTCGCTCCGGCCGCGTACTTACGATCAAGATCTCGCCTCGGCCGATCGTGACTTTGGTCGGGCCGCGGATGAAGCCACGAATTTGAAGCGACTCGCCGATGGGCGTGGCGAAGGTGAACGACTCAGCCGAGCAAACGCGCCGGCCGGTCCAGGGGGCTTTGCCGCGAACGGCGCTCGTATGCGAGGTACGGCGGAACAAGCGGGCAGCGAACGGCAGATGGATATGAAGCGAGTTGCCGCCAGCGTTGAGTCAGCCGCGCAGGCCAGCGATGTCGGCGAAATGTTTCAATACAAGATCGCCACCCCGGTGACCGTCGCCCGGCAGAAGAGCGCGATGCTGCCGATCGTCAATGAATCGGTCGCTGCCGACAAGATTTCAATCTACAACCCAGGCGTGCATGCCAAGCATCCGCTCAACGGATTGAAGTTCACCAACAGCACCGACCTGCACCTGATGCAGGGGCCGATCACGGTCTTCGACGACGGCTCGTATGCGGGCGACGCCCAGATTCAGGACCTGCCGCCGAAATCGGAACGGATCATCAGCTATGCGATGGATCTCGATACCGAAGTCGCGCCGACCTCGTCGGGCGATCCCGAGCAACTCGTCAGCGTAAAGATCGTCAAAGGGACGATACACGCCACGCGCAAGTACGGCCGCAAACAAAGCTACGTGGTGAAGAACAGCGGCAAGAAAGAAAAGAACGTTCTGATTGAATACGCGCTCGATACCAACTGGACATTGATCGAGCCGAAAGAAGCCACGGAAAAGACCCGCGATCAATACCGGTTCGCCGTGAAAGCGCAGCCGGGCAAGCCTGCGAATCTCGACGTCAAGGAAGAGCGAACCGCGACGCAGCAGTTCTATGTCAACAACCTCGACGACGGCTCGATCCAGTACTACATCAATGCCAAGGTCGTGAGCGACAAGGTCAAGCAGGGCCTGGCCGAAGTGATCAAAAAGAAAGCCGCTCTTGGTCAACTGACCGTCAAGCGGGCCGAACTCGAGCGCCAGGTGCAGGTGATTTTCGAAGAGCAAAATCGCGTCCGCCAGAACATGACGCAGCTGCCGAAGGACTCCGACCTCTTCCGCCGTTACGTCACGAAGTTCAACGAGCAAGAAGACAAAGTCGAACAACTCCGCGAGCAAATCAAGACTGCCCTCGCTGATGAACAAGCTGGTCGGCAGGCGCTCGATAAGTTCATCCAGGAGTTGGATCTGAGCTAGTCATCGCGCACTCCGCGCTGTCATCGACATAAGCCCCCGCAAGTTTCTGCTAAACTGCGGGGATGAATTGCACCCAGGAAGACATTCTCGAATCGACTGCCGATCACATTCGCAATCTGCTGGCCGGCGATAGCTCCGGCCATGACTGGCATCACATCGAGCGGGTTTGGAAAACGGCTGTCACCATCGGTCGCGGTGAATCGGCCGATCTGTTCGTCGTGCAACTCGCCGCGCTGCTACATGACATCGCCGATTGGAAGTTTCACGGCGGCGACGAAGAAGCCGGGCCGCGAGCGGCTCGCGCTTGGATGGACCGCTTCGGCATCGATGAGCCGACGATCGAACACGTGTGCGACATCATCGCTTCGCTCTCCTTCAAGGGCGCTGGCGTCGCCACACCGATGTGCACCATCGAAGGCCAATGCGTACAAGACGCCGATCGGCTCGATGCCATCGGCGCAGTCGGCATCGGCCGAGCCTTTGCCTACGGCGGCCACAAAGGCCGCGCGATGTACGACCCCGCGGTGCCACCCACGCCGCACGATTCGTTCGGCGCTTACAAAAAAAATGCCGGGCCGACCCTGAACCATTTCTATGAAAAGCTGCTCTTGCTCAAGGACCGCATGAACACGTCGGTCGGCCGGCAGTTGGCCGCGGAGCGTCATCGGTTCATGGAGCAATTCTTGGAACAGTTCCTCGCGGAGTGGAATGGCCAGCGCTGAAAACGATGTAGCTGAATTCGCCAGAATTCAGATAGTCACCGCCCAACTGATGGCTCTGAATTCTGGCGAATTCAGCTACTTTGCAAATACATATGAGCCAACGGAAACGAAAAATACGCACGGAGTTTCGCAAGAACCATCAAGGCCGAGTCCGCCGCGGCGAC is drawn from Anatilimnocola floriformis and contains these coding sequences:
- a CDS encoding HD domain-containing protein, which translates into the protein MNCTQEDILESTADHIRNLLAGDSSGHDWHHIERVWKTAVTIGRGESADLFVVQLAALLHDIADWKFHGGDEEAGPRAARAWMDRFGIDEPTIEHVCDIIASLSFKGAGVATPMCTIEGQCVQDADRLDAIGAVGIGRAFAYGGHKGRAMYDPAVPPTPHDSFGAYKKNAGPTLNHFYEKLLLLKDRMNTSVGRQLAAERHRFMEQFLEQFLAEWNGQR